A segment of the Myxococcales bacterium genome:
CGGGGCCTGGGCGACGACGTCGCTCGTCGCGTCGCCCGTCGCCGTCGCCGCTTTGGCGCGCGGCGCCAGCGTGATGTCGACGCGCCGGTCGCGATGCCAGCCGTCTTCGTCCGTGCCTTCGGCGTCGAGCTCGCCGCGCGAGGTCTTCGCCAGCTTCGCTTGTTCGACGCCCAAGAGGGCCAGGTAGCTGCCCACGCCGTCGGCCCGGTGCTCGCCGAGCACGAGGTTGTATTCGAGCTCGCCGCGGGGGTCGGCGCGACCCACGAGCGAGAGGCCTCGTCCGGCCAGGGGGCCCGTGGTGACGCAGCGCGCGACTTGAACGAGGACGTCACGGTCTTCCGGGAGGAGCGTCGCGTCATCAAAGTTGAACTTCGGTGCCTTCTCGACGTTTCCGAAGGTGATCTTGCAGAGCCGCGCGAGCTCGCGGTCGACGTGGACGCTCGGCCTTGGCAGGCGCGCGCCGGTGGTCTCGAGGGCCTCCGGCAAGGCGGGCTTTTTTGCGCAACCGACGGAAGCGAGTGCGAAGGCAACGAAAGAGAGCGAGAAGAAGCGCGTCGAGTCCATGGTTGGACCTCCCTTCCTCTCGCCGGTACGGCATCGGTCGACGAAGGGACAAGTTTCCGAACACCTGCGACGAGGACGCGGCACAAAGTCGCAGCGTCTCGGCGCGGCGTTGGAATTTTCTAGAGCCGCGCGGCTCACCGTCGCGACGCGCCACGCGGCAAGCGCTTTCCCGCGCTGCTATAGAGAGGCGTGCCGCTCGCTCCGCTCCTCGACCCGCCCGCCGCCGACGGCTCTGACTGCGTGACCTGCGGTCGCTGTTGCCATCACGGTCCCGAGACCGTGAGCCTGCGCCGCGTCGACGAGGAGCGGATGGGCGCTCGACACCTTGCGGTCTACACGGAAATGTTTCGGCGCCCGCCCTACTTTCGGTTCGTGAAAAACGACGGCGAGCGCTGCGCCGCACTCGACCTCTCGACACCG
Coding sequences within it:
- a CDS encoding YkgJ family cysteine cluster protein, with protein sequence MPLAPLLDPPAADGSDCVTCGRCCHHGPETVSLRRVDEERMGARHLAVYTEMFRRPPYFRFVKNDGERCAALDLSTPGAYPCAIYDVRPDGCRIVEPASPACLEARRLGQLGFSVEFTAPK